A single genomic interval of Oreochromis aureus strain Israel breed Guangdong linkage group 12, ZZ_aureus, whole genome shotgun sequence harbors:
- the LOC116320252 gene encoding uncharacterized protein LOC116320252 codes for METMKTLLKVYLLLLIGPPFTLEQTMAQYITELQVSLDETEETYLCSQGFSKIDVDLNKGAEGKYIYLWYKKGSSSAITRIQLTFNDDMSRGLITAGYQKIYKDLNAGAGGDYIYLWYYRGNSEYDVPIVDLHVSIEAEDEAQKLSSGWERLACDLNRKAGGKWIYLWVKRETPTYICDITANADYDGDALYFLNGYIRVDEDTNRGAGGSFVFIWYRQTTNSQRAIKYLEISINDIEKQMFPNLGFTRVTTDLSKGTEGSSVYLWYDKDVDDGQPIKAVSVMVNTGAVERYRNAGVFIISKDLNSGNEGNLLYLFFSR; via the exons ATGGAGACTATGAAGACTCTGCTGAAGGtttatctgctgctgctgatcgGACCTCCTTTCACTTTG GAACAAACAATGGCCCAGTACATCACTGAGCTCCAGGTGTCTCTAGATGAAACTGAAGAGACGTATCTTTGTAGTCAAGGTTTCAGCAAAATTGATGTTGACCTGAACAAAGGAGCTGAAGGAAAATACATCTACCTTTGGTACAAAAAAGGCAGCAGCTCAGCAATCACCAGGATTCAGCTTACATTCAATGATGACATGAGCAGGGGTCTGATCACTGCAGGTTACCAGAAGATTTACAAAGACCTCAATGCCGGAGCAGGCGGAGACTACATTTACCTGTGGTACTACAGAGGTAACTCGGAGTACGATGTTCCCATTGTGGACCTCCATGTCTCCATAGAAGCAGAAGATGAAGCCCAGAAGCTTTCATCAGGATGGGAGAGACTGGCCTGTGATCTGAACCGGAAAGCTGGAGGAAAATGGATCTATCTGTGGGTTAAGAGGGAGACACCAACCTACATCTGTGACATCACTGCCAATGCTGACTATGATGGAGATGCTCTCTACTTCCTGAACGGCTATATCAGAGTGGATGAAGACACCAACAGAGGTGCAGGAGGATCCTTCGTCTTCATCTGGTACCGTCAGACCACTAACTCTCAAAGAGCCATTAAATATCTGGAAATCTCCATTAACGATATAGAGAAGCAGATGTTTCCAAATCTGGGCTTTACAAGGGTAACTACTGATCTAAGCAAGGGGACAGAAGGAAGTTCCGTGTACCTGTGGTACGACAAAGATGTTGACGACGGTCAACCCATCAAGGCGGTCTCTGTGATGGTCAACACAGGAGCTGTGGAGCGGTACAGAAATGCCGGGGTCTTCATCATTTCAAAAGACCTCAACAGTGGGAACGAAGGAAACCTTCTGTACCTGTTCTTCAGTCGCTGA